A genomic segment from Takifugu rubripes chromosome 20, fTakRub1.2, whole genome shotgun sequence encodes:
- the serbp1a gene encoding SERPINE1 mRNA-binding protein 1 isoform X2, with protein sequence MPVQMQEGFGCPITNRYDQLFDDESDPYERLKQAEVKKKEAPAPSAAKTAAQAAKQSKKESQKDRKTPLVDKKVEIQAPVPLKKDGAGMRRMVRKPEGEGPRPQGGEGRPPADRRPVERRPPRRFERPAGEGGEKPEGGEFSVEKPVGDRPMRGRGGGGGRGGRGGRGRGMGRSDGFDSRGKREFDRHSGSDRSLKGEEKRGGGGSHNWGTVKDELNELDQSNVTEENPEGEEHPPADSENKENEAEEVKDEGPKEMTLDEWKAMQDKERAKVEFNIRKVKEGEDWQKGFVLHKSKAEDKKVELIEPETEEAKLDDLHHFRKPANDITSQLDINFGDLGRPGRGRGGPRVGRPGRGRGAPSGEAPRPVRPARSDKSSASAPNVDDPEAFPALA encoded by the exons ATGCCCGTACAAATGCAAGAAGGTTTTGGCTGTCCCATAACTAATCGGTACGACCAGTTATTTGACGACGAGTCGGATCCGTATGAGCGGCTGAAGCAAGCCGAAGTAAAGAAGAAGGaggctcctgctccttctgccGCCAAGACAGCAGCTCAGGCTGCTAAACAGTCGAAAAAAGAGTCCCAGAAGGACCGAAAGACCCCACTGGTCGACAAAAAGGTGGAGATTCAGGCACCGGTGCCACTGAAAAAAGATG GCGCCGGCATGAGGAGAATGGTCCGCAAACCGGAAGGCGAGGGACCCAGACCCCAGGGCGGAGAGGGGAGACCTCCCGCAGACAGAAGGCCCGTGGAAAGGCGGCCCCCACGCCGCTTTGAGAGGCCCGCTGGCGAAGGTGGTGAGAAACCTGAGGGAGGCGAGTTCTCAGTGGAAAA ACCTGTCGGCGATAGGCCAATGAGAGGCcgtggcggtggcggtggcagAGGAGGCCGTGGAGGCAGAGGCCGCGGGATGGGCCGAAGCGATGGTTTTGATTCTAGAGGCAAACGGGAATTCGATAGACACAGCGGCAGCGATCGATC TCTGAAAGGTGAGGAGaaacgtggaggaggaggatctcaCAACTGGGGCACCGTCAAGGATGAACTGaa CGAGCTTGACCAGTCAAACGTCACTGAGGAGAACCCCGAAGGAGAGGAGCATCCACCTGCTGACTCTGAGAACAA GGAAAACGAGGCTGAAGAAGTGAAGGATGAAGGACCTAAGGAGATGACTTTGGATGAATGGAAGGCGATGCAGGACAAGGAGCGCGCCAAGGTGGAGTTCAACATCCGCAAAGTCAAGGAGGGTGAAGACTGGCAGAAGGGATTTGTGCTGCACAAGTCCAAGGCAGAG GATAAGAAAGTTGAGCTGATTGAGCCCGAGACTGAAGAGGCCAAG TTGGACGATCTTCATCACTTCCGGAAGCCAGCCAACGACATCACGTCCCAACTGGACATCAACTTTGGAGACCTTGGCCGTCCAGGACGTGGACGCGGCGGCCCACGCGTTGGACGCCCGGGCCGTGGACGCGGCGCCCCGAGTGGTGAAGCTCCGAGGCCGGTCCGCCCAGCGAGGTCTGATAAG tcTTCTGCATCTGCACCCAATGTGGATGATCCAGAGGCCTTCCCAGCCCTGGCTTAA
- the serbp1a gene encoding SERPINE1 mRNA-binding protein 1 isoform X1: MPVQMQEGFGCPITNRYDQLFDDESDPYERLKQAEVKKKEAPAPSAAKTAAQAAKQSKKESQKDRKTPLVDKKVEIQAPVPLKKDGAGMRRMVRKPEGEGPRPQGGEGRPPADRRPVERRPPRRFERPAGEGGEKPEGGEFSVEKPVGDRPMRGRGGGGGRGGRGGRGRGMGRSDGFDSRGKREFDRHSGSDRSSLKGEEKRGGGGSHNWGTVKDELNELDQSNVTEENPEGEEHPPADSENKENEAEEVKDEGPKEMTLDEWKAMQDKERAKVEFNIRKVKEGEDWQKGFVLHKSKAEDKKVELIEPETEEAKLDDLHHFRKPANDITSQLDINFGDLGRPGRGRGGPRVGRPGRGRGAPSGEAPRPVRPARSDKSSASAPNVDDPEAFPALA, from the exons ATGCCCGTACAAATGCAAGAAGGTTTTGGCTGTCCCATAACTAATCGGTACGACCAGTTATTTGACGACGAGTCGGATCCGTATGAGCGGCTGAAGCAAGCCGAAGTAAAGAAGAAGGaggctcctgctccttctgccGCCAAGACAGCAGCTCAGGCTGCTAAACAGTCGAAAAAAGAGTCCCAGAAGGACCGAAAGACCCCACTGGTCGACAAAAAGGTGGAGATTCAGGCACCGGTGCCACTGAAAAAAGATG GCGCCGGCATGAGGAGAATGGTCCGCAAACCGGAAGGCGAGGGACCCAGACCCCAGGGCGGAGAGGGGAGACCTCCCGCAGACAGAAGGCCCGTGGAAAGGCGGCCCCCACGCCGCTTTGAGAGGCCCGCTGGCGAAGGTGGTGAGAAACCTGAGGGAGGCGAGTTCTCAGTGGAAAA ACCTGTCGGCGATAGGCCAATGAGAGGCcgtggcggtggcggtggcagAGGAGGCCGTGGAGGCAGAGGCCGCGGGATGGGCCGAAGCGATGGTTTTGATTCTAGAGGCAAACGGGAATTCGATAGACACAGCGGCAGCGATCGATC TAGTCTGAAAGGTGAGGAGaaacgtggaggaggaggatctcaCAACTGGGGCACCGTCAAGGATGAACTGaa CGAGCTTGACCAGTCAAACGTCACTGAGGAGAACCCCGAAGGAGAGGAGCATCCACCTGCTGACTCTGAGAACAA GGAAAACGAGGCTGAAGAAGTGAAGGATGAAGGACCTAAGGAGATGACTTTGGATGAATGGAAGGCGATGCAGGACAAGGAGCGCGCCAAGGTGGAGTTCAACATCCGCAAAGTCAAGGAGGGTGAAGACTGGCAGAAGGGATTTGTGCTGCACAAGTCCAAGGCAGAG GATAAGAAAGTTGAGCTGATTGAGCCCGAGACTGAAGAGGCCAAG TTGGACGATCTTCATCACTTCCGGAAGCCAGCCAACGACATCACGTCCCAACTGGACATCAACTTTGGAGACCTTGGCCGTCCAGGACGTGGACGCGGCGGCCCACGCGTTGGACGCCCGGGCCGTGGACGCGGCGCCCCGAGTGGTGAAGCTCCGAGGCCGGTCCGCCCAGCGAGGTCTGATAAG tcTTCTGCATCTGCACCCAATGTGGATGATCCAGAGGCCTTCCCAGCCCTGGCTTAA
- the hsd17b7 gene encoding 3-keto-steroid reductase/17-beta-hydroxysteroid dehydrogenase 7 isoform X2, whose amino-acid sequence MTKVILVTGASSGIGLALCERLLSHDPEGLQLCLACRDVQRARDARAALLASHPTAHVTLVQMDTSSVSSVIGAAQEVKRRYNRLDFLYLNAGIMPNPHFDVKAFFRGLFSSRIVTMFATGGGGILTQEDRVTADGLQEIFMTNLFGHFLLIRELEPILCHAGLTSQLIWTSSSNAHPSAFSVDDIQHRRGTQPYSSSKYACDLLSLALNTHYNKQGLYSSVTCPGFVMTSLTYGILPFFPPFLWTLLMPLFWLLWLFKQQPESLDPQAKYQSSTSGLGKNYTQPRKMDVDLHMSEVLFEKLLQLEIEVKKTLNNSSSDITVL is encoded by the exons ATGACCAAGGTGATTTTGGTGACAGGAGCAAGCAG TGGCATCGGCCTGGCGCTGTGTGAGCGTCTCCTCTCACACGACCCCGAGGGTCTCCAGCTGTGTCTCGCCTGCAGGGACGTGCAGCGAGCCCGGGACGCTCGCGCGGCGCTCCTCGCCTCGCACCCCACGGCCCATGTGACCCTCGTGCAGATGGACACCAGCAGCGTCTCCTCCGTCATCGGGGCTGCACAGGAGGTCAAACGCAG GTACAACCGGCTGGACTTTCTCTACCTGAACGCAGGCATCATGCCAAACCCACATTTTGATGTGAAAGCCTTTTTCAGAGGTCTCTTCTCCAG CCGCATCGTCACTATGTTTGCCACCGGCGGCGGTGGCATCCTGACGCAGGAGGACCGGGTCACTGCCGACGGCCTGCAGGAAATATTCATGACCAACCTCTTTGGTCATTTTCTGCTC ATCAGGGAGCTGGAACCAATCCTGTGCCACGCGGGCCTCACCTCCCAGTTGATCTGGACCTCCTCCAGTAATGCTCATCCGTCAGCATTTAGCGTGGATGACATCCAGCATCGGAGGGGAACTCAACCTTACAGCTCCTCTAAATATGCCTGTGACCTGCTCAGCCTGGCGCTCAACACCCACTACAACAAACAG GGGTTGTACTCATCTGTTACTTGTCCTGGTTTTGTGATGACCAGTCTGACCTATGGCATCCTCCCTTTCTTCCCACCCTTCCTCTGGACCCTGCTCATGCCGCTCTTTTGGCTC CTCTGGCTGTTTAAACAACAACCTGAATCATTAGACCCTCAAGCCAAGTACCAGAGCTCGACATCGGGTCTAGGCAAGAACTACACCCAACCAAGGAAG ATGGATGTTGATCTCCACATGTCAGAGGTTTTGTTTGAGAAACTGCTCCAACTCGAAATTGAAGTGAAGAAGACTCTGAACAATTCATCCTCAGACATCACAGTCCTGTGA
- the hsd17b7 gene encoding 3-keto-steroid reductase/17-beta-hydroxysteroid dehydrogenase 7 isoform X1, whose product MTKVILVTGASSGIGLALCERLLSHDPEGLQLCLACRDVQRARDARAALLASHPTAHVTLVQMDTSSVSSVIGAAQEVKRRYNRLDFLYLNAGIMPNPHFDVKAFFRGLFSSRIVTMFATGGGGILTQEDRVTADGLQEIFMTNLFGHFLLIRELEPILCHAGLTSQLIWTSSSNAHPSAFSVDDIQHRRGTQPYSSSKYACDLLSLALNTHYNKQGLYSSVTCPGFVMTSLTYGILPFFPPFLWTLLMPLFWLIRILTNTFTLTPYNGAEALLWLFKQQPESLDPQAKYQSSTSGLGKNYTQPRKMDVDLHMSEVLFEKLLQLEIEVKKTLNNSSSDITVL is encoded by the exons ATGACCAAGGTGATTTTGGTGACAGGAGCAAGCAG TGGCATCGGCCTGGCGCTGTGTGAGCGTCTCCTCTCACACGACCCCGAGGGTCTCCAGCTGTGTCTCGCCTGCAGGGACGTGCAGCGAGCCCGGGACGCTCGCGCGGCGCTCCTCGCCTCGCACCCCACGGCCCATGTGACCCTCGTGCAGATGGACACCAGCAGCGTCTCCTCCGTCATCGGGGCTGCACAGGAGGTCAAACGCAG GTACAACCGGCTGGACTTTCTCTACCTGAACGCAGGCATCATGCCAAACCCACATTTTGATGTGAAAGCCTTTTTCAGAGGTCTCTTCTCCAG CCGCATCGTCACTATGTTTGCCACCGGCGGCGGTGGCATCCTGACGCAGGAGGACCGGGTCACTGCCGACGGCCTGCAGGAAATATTCATGACCAACCTCTTTGGTCATTTTCTGCTC ATCAGGGAGCTGGAACCAATCCTGTGCCACGCGGGCCTCACCTCCCAGTTGATCTGGACCTCCTCCAGTAATGCTCATCCGTCAGCATTTAGCGTGGATGACATCCAGCATCGGAGGGGAACTCAACCTTACAGCTCCTCTAAATATGCCTGTGACCTGCTCAGCCTGGCGCTCAACACCCACTACAACAAACAG GGGTTGTACTCATCTGTTACTTGTCCTGGTTTTGTGATGACCAGTCTGACCTATGGCATCCTCCCTTTCTTCCCACCCTTCCTCTGGACCCTGCTCATGCCGCTCTTTTGGCTC ATAAGAATTTTAACCAACACTTTCACATTGACACCCTACAATGGAGCTGAAGCCTTG CTCTGGCTGTTTAAACAACAACCTGAATCATTAGACCCTCAAGCCAAGTACCAGAGCTCGACATCGGGTCTAGGCAAGAACTACACCCAACCAAGGAAG ATGGATGTTGATCTCCACATGTCAGAGGTTTTGTTTGAGAAACTGCTCCAACTCGAAATTGAAGTGAAGAAGACTCTGAACAATTCATCCTCAGACATCACAGTCCTGTGA